A genomic stretch from Aerococcaceae bacterium zg-1292 includes:
- a CDS encoding ABC transporter ATP-binding protein has translation MSDALDIKGLKKVYASGVEALRGIDLTVEEGDFYALLGPNGAGKSTTIGIITSLVNKTAGQVKVFGYDIDTDLERAKQQIGLVPQEFNFNPFETVQQIVVNQAGYYGVPRKEALKRSETFLKQANLWEKRNQRARMLSGGMKRRLMIARALMHEPKLLILDEPTAGVDIELRRDMWAFLKELNASGTTIILTTHYLEEAEMLCRNIGIIQSGELIENTSMKTLLAKLQYETFIFDLDKYTTKPVIAGYNSYFEDDQTLAVEVERHQGVNNIFEQLNQQQVKVLSMRNKSNRLEELFLKITEDKK, from the coding sequence ATGAGTGATGCACTCGATATAAAAGGTTTAAAAAAAGTATATGCGTCCGGTGTGGAAGCGTTACGTGGTATCGATTTAACGGTGGAAGAAGGGGACTTTTATGCATTATTAGGACCTAATGGCGCCGGGAAATCAACGACGATAGGTATTATTACGTCCTTAGTCAACAAGACAGCAGGGCAAGTAAAAGTATTTGGATACGATATTGATACGGATTTAGAACGGGCAAAGCAACAGATTGGTTTAGTGCCCCAAGAATTTAACTTCAACCCCTTTGAAACGGTGCAACAAATTGTTGTGAATCAAGCAGGGTATTATGGTGTTCCCCGTAAAGAGGCACTCAAACGAAGCGAAACTTTTTTGAAGCAGGCCAACCTGTGGGAAAAGCGCAATCAGCGAGCGCGTATGTTATCCGGTGGAATGAAACGACGATTGATGATTGCCCGAGCATTAATGCATGAGCCAAAATTACTTATCTTAGATGAACCTACTGCAGGTGTTGATATTGAGTTGCGCCGTGATATGTGGGCATTTCTCAAGGAACTCAATGCTAGTGGTACAACGATTATCTTGACGACGCACTATTTAGAAGAAGCAGAAATGTTGTGTCGTAATATTGGTATTATTCAGTCAGGGGAATTAATTGAAAATACGAGTATGAAAACTTTGTTGGCCAAACTACAATATGAGACCTTTATTTTTGACTTGGATAAATATACGACAAAACCAGTGATTGCAGGGTATAATAGTTATTTTGAAGATGACCAAACATTGGCTGTTGAAGTCGAACGTCATCAAGGGGTCAATAATATTTTTGAACAGCTGAATCAACAACAGGTTAAGGTGCTGTCGATGCGTAATAAGTCCAATCGTTTAGAAGAATTGTTCTTAAAAATTACCGAGGATAAAAAATAG
- a CDS encoding ABC transporter permease, whose amino-acid sequence MFSIYFTALKSLAIKETNRYLRIWVQTLVPPVITTSLYFIIFGKMIGGRIGEMGGFSYMEFIVPGLIMMSAITSSYSNVSSSFFSQKFQKNIEELLVAPVPTHVIIWGFVIGGLGRSLLVGSLVTVISLFFVPLKVYSWGIVVITLLMTAILFSLAGLINGVFAQSYDDVSIVPTFVLQPLTYLGGVFYAISMLPPFWQAVSKINPIVYMISGFRYGFLGTTDVPIMVSITILVLFIIVLYSVCYYLVSRGRGLRS is encoded by the coding sequence ATGTTTAGTATTTATTTTACAGCGTTGAAAAGTTTAGCAATTAAGGAGACGAATCGCTATTTACGAATATGGGTGCAAACATTGGTGCCACCTGTGATAACGACATCACTTTACTTTATCATTTTTGGTAAAATGATTGGGGGTCGAATCGGTGAGATGGGTGGGTTTTCTTACATGGAATTCATTGTGCCCGGTCTGATTATGATGTCAGCCATCACGAGTTCCTATTCGAATGTATCGTCATCCTTCTTCTCACAAAAATTCCAGAAAAATATTGAAGAATTATTGGTTGCACCTGTACCAACACATGTCATTATTTGGGGCTTTGTTATCGGAGGATTGGGTAGAAGCTTATTAGTTGGCAGCTTAGTGACGGTTATTTCATTATTTTTTGTGCCACTAAAGGTCTATTCGTGGGGTATTGTTGTTATCACTTTATTGATGACCGCTATCTTATTCTCATTAGCGGGCCTTATCAATGGTGTGTTCGCGCAATCTTACGATGATGTGTCGATTGTGCCAACATTTGTCTTACAACCATTAACTTATTTAGGTGGTGTCTTTTATGCGATTTCGATGTTACCACCTTTTTGGCAAGCAGTGTCAAAAATTAACCCAATCGTCTACATGATTTCAGGTTTTCGTTATGGATTTTTAGGTACAACGGATGTGCCGATTATGGTTTCGATTACGATTTTAGTGTTATTTATTATTGTTTTGTATTCAGTGTGTTATTACTTAGTCTCACGTGGTCGTGGATTGCGTAGTTAA
- a CDS encoding antitoxin, which translates to MATITLKISEREKIFLQGIAKLEGISLSELIRNKTLRSIEDEYDAKVADMVLEDYEEYLANGGQVLSWSELTHGL; encoded by the coding sequence ATGGCTACTATTACTTTAAAAATATCAGAACGAGAAAAAATCTTTTTGCAAGGTATTGCTAAACTTGAAGGCATTAGTCTATCGGAATTGATTCGCAATAAAACATTGCGTTCAATTGAAGACGAATATGATGCGAAAGTGGCAGATATGGTATTAGAAGATTATGAAGAATACCTAGCAAATGGTGGACAAGTACTATCATGGAGTGAGCTAACTCATGGTTTATAA
- a CDS encoding type II toxin-antitoxin system RelE/ParE family toxin — protein sequence MVYNLVPTPLFFKQFKKLDKFVQKQIKSYLESVVTNPRSKGKGLVANGSGQWRYRIGDYRVIVNIQDNEMVILALEVGHRKNIY from the coding sequence ATGGTTTATAATCTTGTTCCAACACCTTTATTTTTTAAACAATTTAAAAAGTTAGATAAGTTTGTTCAAAAGCAAATTAAGTCTTATTTAGAATCTGTTGTGACGAATCCACGTTCAAAAGGAAAGGGATTAGTTGCGAACGGTAGTGGACAGTGGCGTTATCGTATCGGTGATTATCGTGTTATTGTAAATATTCAAGACAATGAAATGGTTATTTTAGCGTTAGAAGTCGGACATCGGAAAAATATATACTGA
- the glyQ gene encoding glycine--tRNA ligase subunit alpha — MAKKQTMQNIIMTLQQFWAKQGCMVLQSYDTEKGAGTMSPYTFLRAIGPEPWNAAYVEPSRRPADGRYGENPNRLFQHHQFQVVMKPSPLNIQELYLESLEAIGINPLEHDIRFVEDNWENPSLGCAGLGWEVWIDGMEITQFTYFQQVGGLKCMPVTSEITYGLERLAMYILDVEDVYELEWVEGVKYGEIFRQPEREHSTYAFELSNSEMLFHQFDAYEEEALKLIEAGLVHPAYDYILKCSHSFNLLDARGMISVSDRAGFLARIRKMARAVAQAFVDERERLGFPLLNKE; from the coding sequence ATGGCAAAAAAACAGACAATGCAAAATATTATTATGACATTGCAACAATTTTGGGCAAAACAAGGTTGTATGGTATTACAAAGTTATGATACGGAAAAAGGGGCAGGGACGATGAGCCCGTATACTTTTTTACGTGCGATTGGACCTGAGCCATGGAATGCCGCGTATGTTGAACCGTCTCGCCGTCCGGCTGATGGACGCTACGGTGAGAATCCAAACCGTTTATTCCAACATCATCAATTTCAAGTAGTGATGAAACCCTCTCCCTTGAACATTCAAGAATTATACCTTGAAAGTTTAGAAGCAATCGGGATTAATCCATTGGAGCACGATATTCGTTTTGTTGAAGATAACTGGGAAAATCCATCCCTTGGTTGTGCGGGTCTCGGCTGGGAAGTGTGGATTGATGGGATGGAAATCACACAATTTACGTATTTCCAACAAGTCGGTGGTTTAAAATGTATGCCAGTAACCTCTGAAATTACTTATGGTTTAGAACGTTTAGCAATGTATATTTTAGATGTAGAAGACGTTTATGAATTAGAATGGGTGGAAGGCGTTAAATACGGAGAAATTTTCCGTCAACCTGAGCGTGAACATTCGACTTATGCCTTTGAATTGAGTAATAGTGAGATGTTATTCCATCAATTTGATGCCTATGAAGAAGAAGCGTTAAAACTTATTGAAGCGGGACTCGTACATCCTGCCTATGATTATATTTTAAAATGCAGCCATAGCTTTAACCTGTTAGATGCACGTGGCATGATTTCTGTATCTGACCGCGCAGGGTTCTTAGCCCGTATTCGTAAAATGGCACGTGCCGTCGCCCAAGCATTTGTCGATGAGCGTGAACGTTTAGGCTTCCCATTATTGAACAAAGAGTAG
- a CDS encoding glycine--tRNA ligase subunit beta gives MSKQYLLEIGLEEIPARFLQPLSLQLKESVEQFLQAERIQFDTVTPLATPRRLAVIVDGLADKQADISEVAKGPAMKIAKDEAGNWSKAALGFLRGQGATPEDSFVEAIKGVDYLHVKKFIPGQSVETVLAQLPQVIQAMTFPVAMHWNQIETSFIRPIHWMVSLLDNEVVPFEFVGVTADRMSRGHRFLGHDVVIQSPATYVEQLKQECVMVDFAERQAIIKAQIEALASQQQWIVPIDADLLEEVTAIVEWPTVFYGEFETSYLEVPEQVLITAMRDHQRYFYATNQAGELLPYFISVRNGNAEHLEQVIKGNRKVLRARLEDALFFYKEDLKRPLSYYLEKLENVNEHSSLGSLAAKQRRVGELVPVLAKAIHADEQAVQDAVAASGVYKYDLMTQTVGEFDELQGEIGAVYAEHYGLSSAVATAIKEQYLPKSSGGMLPTTTASQLLAVADKLDTLIHYFKVELIPTGSNDPYALRRQATGIVEIVLANQWQFDLNTLLLQHPLVRNDEPLLAALQAFFKARVAVALEREQIDYDIIQAVIANNQMVLTQMVHTATQLQAKKDEEPEHYRQIVESITRVVNLGAKAEVAEMDVALAQTASETALINYASSLGLGNVMDVLQQLVAPIQAYFEENMVNAEDEAIRQNRLATMRTLTDYVLDYVDPRQLISKF, from the coding sequence ATGAGTAAACAATATTTATTAGAAATTGGCTTAGAAGAAATTCCAGCCCGCTTTTTGCAGCCATTAAGTCTGCAATTAAAAGAGAGTGTGGAACAGTTTTTACAAGCGGAACGGATTCAATTTGATACGGTCACACCTTTAGCCACACCGAGACGTTTAGCCGTCATCGTCGATGGTTTAGCGGATAAGCAAGCAGATATTTCAGAAGTAGCAAAAGGCCCTGCGATGAAAATAGCAAAAGATGAAGCGGGTAATTGGTCCAAAGCTGCTCTAGGCTTTTTACGAGGACAAGGAGCAACGCCGGAAGATAGTTTTGTTGAGGCGATTAAAGGGGTTGATTACTTACACGTTAAGAAATTCATCCCTGGTCAATCGGTTGAGACGGTCTTAGCGCAATTACCACAAGTGATTCAAGCAATGACCTTTCCAGTAGCAATGCATTGGAATCAAATTGAAACCAGCTTTATTCGCCCGATTCATTGGATGGTGTCCTTATTAGATAATGAAGTGGTGCCGTTTGAATTTGTAGGAGTTACGGCAGACCGTATGAGCCGTGGACATCGTTTCTTAGGTCACGATGTGGTTATTCAATCGCCAGCAACCTATGTTGAACAATTAAAGCAAGAATGTGTCATGGTCGATTTCGCTGAGCGTCAAGCTATTATTAAGGCACAAATTGAAGCATTAGCGTCTCAACAACAATGGATTGTGCCAATTGACGCTGATTTATTAGAAGAAGTAACCGCAATCGTAGAATGGCCAACTGTATTTTATGGCGAATTTGAAACGAGTTATTTAGAAGTACCCGAGCAAGTATTGATTACTGCGATGCGTGACCATCAACGGTATTTCTATGCGACGAATCAAGCAGGTGAATTATTACCATATTTTATCTCGGTACGCAATGGGAATGCTGAGCATTTAGAACAAGTGATTAAAGGGAATCGTAAAGTGTTGCGCGCTCGGCTAGAAGATGCCTTATTCTTCTACAAAGAAGATTTAAAACGTCCATTATCGTATTACTTAGAAAAACTAGAAAATGTCAATGAGCATTCTTCATTAGGGTCACTAGCCGCTAAACAACGTCGTGTCGGTGAATTGGTTCCAGTTTTGGCAAAAGCGATTCACGCAGATGAACAGGCGGTGCAAGATGCTGTCGCAGCCAGTGGTGTCTATAAATATGATTTAATGACACAAACTGTTGGCGAATTTGATGAATTACAAGGTGAAATTGGCGCTGTCTATGCCGAGCATTATGGTTTATCTTCAGCGGTAGCTACTGCGATTAAAGAGCAATATTTACCTAAATCAAGTGGCGGTATGTTGCCGACAACGACAGCCAGTCAATTATTAGCCGTAGCCGATAAGTTGGATACACTGATTCATTATTTTAAAGTAGAGTTGATTCCAACAGGTTCAAACGATCCATATGCTCTAAGACGACAAGCAACCGGCATTGTGGAAATTGTGCTAGCTAACCAATGGCAGTTTGATTTAAATACGTTGTTATTACAACATCCATTAGTCCGAAATGATGAGCCATTATTAGCGGCCCTACAAGCCTTCTTTAAAGCACGTGTAGCGGTTGCTCTAGAACGTGAACAGATTGATTATGATATTATTCAAGCGGTTATCGCGAATAATCAAATGGTGTTAACGCAAATGGTTCACACAGCGACGCAGTTACAGGCTAAAAAAGATGAAGAACCGGAACACTATCGTCAAATCGTTGAATCGATTACACGTGTGGTGAATTTAGGTGCCAAAGCGGAAGTGGCAGAGATGGATGTAGCATTAGCACAAACAGCGTCAGAAACCGCATTAATCAATTATGCGTCATCACTAGGATTAGGTAATGTGATGGATGTTTTGCAACAATTAGTCGCACCGATTCAAGCGTATTTTGAAGAAAACATGGTGAATGCAGAGGATGAAGCAATTCGCCAAAATCGTTTAGCAACGATGCGTACTTTAACTGATTATGTGTTGGATTACGTTGATCCACGTCAATTAATCAGTAAATTTTAA
- the obgE gene encoding GTPase ObgE gives MATFLDRAKVNVKAGKGGDGMVAFRREKYVPDGGPAGGDGGRGGNVIFQVDEGLRTLMDFRYNRHFKAANGQNGMSKSKYGAGADDLIVKVPPGTLVRDVETNTLIADLVDNGQQVVVAKGGRGGRGNIRFATHKNPAPSIAENGEPGEERELSLELKVLADAGLVGYPSVGKSTLLSVVSNAKPRIADYQFTTLTPNLGVVQLGVDQEFVLADMPGLIEGASQGVGLGIHFLRHIERTKVLIHVIDMAATHGRDPYQDFLDIINELAAYNEKLLERPMILALNKMDEPAAQENVGTFKEKVVAYYQEHRQELPFMYEISAWQTTGIKDLLNKTYELIHTTDFVPLTEEVIEAVHYQLEEEVPFHIEAIEEGYWRLYGEKIEKLYAMTNMVHDESIARFARQLRSMGVDEALRQAGAMPGDIVDLAGYQFEFVD, from the coding sequence ATGGCAACTTTTTTAGACCGAGCAAAAGTCAATGTAAAAGCGGGTAAAGGTGGCGATGGTATGGTCGCATTTCGCCGAGAAAAATACGTGCCAGACGGTGGCCCAGCCGGCGGTGACGGCGGTCGTGGAGGCAATGTGATTTTTCAAGTAGATGAAGGCTTACGAACATTGATGGATTTTCGTTACAATCGCCACTTTAAAGCAGCAAATGGTCAAAATGGCATGAGTAAGAGTAAATATGGTGCCGGTGCCGATGATTTAATTGTGAAAGTACCGCCTGGCACGTTAGTCCGTGATGTTGAAACAAATACCTTAATTGCAGATTTAGTCGATAATGGACAACAAGTGGTTGTTGCTAAAGGCGGTCGTGGTGGTCGTGGTAATATTCGTTTTGCGACCCATAAAAATCCTGCACCATCCATCGCTGAAAATGGGGAGCCGGGCGAAGAACGTGAATTGTCGCTTGAATTGAAAGTGTTGGCAGATGCGGGATTAGTAGGTTACCCGAGTGTGGGTAAATCTACCTTGTTATCGGTTGTCAGTAATGCCAAACCACGTATTGCCGACTATCAGTTTACAACATTGACACCCAATTTAGGTGTGGTGCAATTAGGTGTGGACCAAGAATTTGTCTTAGCCGATATGCCCGGATTAATTGAAGGTGCATCACAAGGTGTGGGCTTAGGGATTCATTTCTTGCGTCATATCGAACGGACAAAAGTATTAATCCATGTTATCGATATGGCAGCGACCCATGGGCGTGACCCGTACCAAGACTTTTTAGATATTATCAATGAATTGGCAGCGTATAATGAAAAATTATTGGAGCGTCCGATGATTTTAGCACTGAATAAAATGGACGAGCCAGCTGCGCAAGAAAATGTTGGAACTTTTAAAGAAAAAGTCGTAGCCTATTATCAAGAACATCGTCAAGAATTACCATTTATGTATGAAATTAGTGCTTGGCAAACGACAGGCATTAAAGATTTATTGAATAAAACGTATGAATTAATTCACACGACAGACTTTGTGCCATTAACTGAAGAAGTGATTGAAGCGGTACATTATCAATTAGAAGAGGAAGTACCATTCCACATCGAAGCGATTGAAGAAGGTTACTGGCGTTTATATGGTGAGAAAATCGAAAAATTATATGCGATGACCAATATGGTTCATGATGAAAGTATCGCACGTTTTGCCCGTCAGCTACGCTCAATGGGTGTCGATGAGGCGTTGCGTCAAGCCGGTGCGATGCCGGGCGATATCGTGGATTTAGCCGGTTATCAATTTGAGTTTGTCGATTAA